From a region of the Chitinophaga caseinilytica genome:
- a CDS encoding TIGR00730 family Rossman fold protein, producing the protein MNDTLKNLKMRDWTETKAHSSWQIFKIMAEFVEGFEALAKIGPCISIFGSARTRSGNPYYELACEIARRLAEDGFGIISGGGPGIMEAANKGAQLANGTSVGLNIELPHEQYANPFLDRDKSLNFDYFFVRKVMFTKYSQGFVMMPGGFGTMDEFFEVATLIQTKKMTETPLVLVGSEYWGGLLDWIDTVMMKKESNIHPEDLNLLKVFDTADEVVDYFREFYASNKLRPNF; encoded by the coding sequence ATGAATGATACGTTAAAGAATTTGAAGATGCGCGATTGGACGGAAACGAAAGCGCATTCCAGCTGGCAGATATTCAAAATTATGGCTGAATTCGTGGAAGGGTTCGAAGCCCTCGCCAAAATAGGCCCCTGTATTTCCATCTTCGGCTCGGCGAGAACGCGTTCCGGAAACCCTTACTACGAACTGGCCTGCGAGATCGCGCGGAGATTGGCGGAAGACGGGTTCGGCATCATTTCCGGCGGTGGCCCCGGGATCATGGAAGCGGCCAACAAAGGCGCGCAACTGGCAAACGGAACGAGCGTGGGCCTCAACATCGAGCTGCCGCACGAACAATACGCCAACCCTTTCCTCGACCGCGATAAAAGCCTCAACTTCGATTACTTCTTCGTGCGCAAAGTCATGTTCACGAAATATTCCCAGGGCTTCGTCATGATGCCCGGCGGCTTCGGCACCATGGACGAATTCTTCGAAGTGGCCACCCTCATCCAAACGAAAAAAATGACCGAAACGCCGCTCGTGCTCGTGGGAAGCGAATATTGGGGCGGCCTGCTCGACTGGATCGACACGGTAATGATGAAAAAAGAAAGCAATATCCACCCCGAAGACCTCAACCTGCTGAAGGTGTTCGACACGGCAGACGAGGTGGTGGACTACTTCCGCGAGTTCTACGCATCCAACAAACTGCGCCCCAATTTTTAG
- a CDS encoding O-methyltransferase: MEVIPGDIQAFAEKYTSPEADLLYRLHRETYLKVDQPHMLSGHVQGVFLSMVSHMLRPRRILEIGTYTGYSAICLAQGLTDDGMLHTIDVNEELEDMAARYIAEAGLTAKITQHIGKAAGIIPQLNETFDLVFIDADKAGYIGYYDMVWEKLRPGGFMLADNVLYHGEVVLPETEQSNNAKAMVRFVEKAVADERAETLLLTLRDGVLLIRKK; encoded by the coding sequence ATGGAGGTAATACCCGGGGACATTCAGGCGTTTGCAGAGAAGTATACCAGTCCGGAAGCGGACCTGTTATATCGCCTCCACAGGGAAACCTACCTGAAAGTGGACCAGCCGCATATGTTGAGCGGGCACGTGCAGGGTGTTTTTTTGTCGATGGTGAGCCACATGCTCCGGCCGCGCCGCATCCTGGAGATCGGCACCTACACGGGGTATTCGGCGATATGCCTTGCCCAGGGCCTCACAGACGACGGCATGCTGCATACCATCGATGTAAATGAAGAGCTGGAAGACATGGCGGCGCGCTACATCGCGGAAGCCGGTCTTACCGCGAAAATCACCCAGCACATCGGCAAAGCCGCCGGCATCATCCCGCAACTCAACGAAACGTTCGACCTTGTTTTCATCGATGCAGACAAGGCCGGGTATATCGGGTATTACGATATGGTGTGGGAGAAGCTTCGGCCCGGAGGGTTCATGCTGGCCGACAATGTGCTGTATCACGGAGAAGTGGTATTGCCGGAAACCGAACAAAGCAACAACGCCAAAGCCATGGTCCGCTTCGTGGAAAAGGCTGTGGCAGACGAGCGCGCCGAAACGCTGCTGCTCACCCTGCGCGATGGGGTACTCCTCATCCGCAAAAAATAA
- a CDS encoding glucosaminidase domain-containing protein, which yields MQVKSYCLAICLLLGGAIKSFAQTISTQQYIDTYKLIAMEEMRRSGVPAAIKLAQGILETQSGNGWLCLNSNNHFGIKCKNNWTGPSVSYDDDARGECFRKYGSPQESWKDHSEFLRNNPRYKFLFDLNPNDYKAWAYGLKTAGYATSRTYPQQLIQIIETYQLQQYTDIAMGKGEIRTGDVFAGDPGSYTPAQPSTASRPVVTAAAPAKKYPETGEFRINNRKAIFVKKGTALIQVASARNIRLSSLLKYNDLAADVPLEKDMVIFLQSKSKRGSNDFHIVAAGESLHDIAQAEGVQLRWVRRRNKLQEGEQPAAGERIALDGYASAKPRLGSNSVAKVDEHEDLKPREIIQDIKKEIEKASAQAPVAENRPAPPPPAPEKAPSALPPGMIEDLKKAGAQTSSREQTHTVGEKETLYSISRQYGCTVAQLQQWNNLQDNAIKIGQQLIVKK from the coding sequence ATGCAAGTGAAGTCATACTGCCTGGCCATCTGTTTGCTGCTTGGCGGAGCCATAAAAAGCTTTGCCCAAACCATCAGCACCCAACAGTACATCGACACGTACAAGCTGATCGCGATGGAGGAAATGCGCCGGTCCGGCGTTCCCGCAGCCATCAAACTCGCACAGGGCATCCTGGAAACGCAATCCGGCAACGGATGGCTCTGCCTCAACAGCAACAACCACTTCGGCATCAAATGCAAAAATAACTGGACCGGCCCCAGCGTGTCGTACGACGACGACGCCCGCGGCGAATGCTTCCGCAAATACGGTTCGCCGCAGGAATCCTGGAAAGACCATTCGGAGTTCCTCCGCAACAATCCCCGCTACAAATTCCTGTTCGATCTCAACCCGAACGATTATAAAGCCTGGGCTTACGGCTTGAAAACGGCAGGTTATGCCACCAGCCGCACCTATCCGCAGCAGCTTATCCAGATCATCGAAACCTACCAGCTCCAGCAATACACGGATATCGCGATGGGCAAGGGCGAGATCAGGACCGGCGACGTTTTTGCCGGAGACCCCGGCTCCTACACACCCGCGCAGCCTTCGACGGCCTCCCGCCCGGTGGTGACGGCCGCCGCGCCCGCGAAGAAGTATCCCGAAACCGGCGAGTTCCGCATCAACAATCGCAAAGCCATCTTTGTTAAAAAAGGAACGGCGCTGATCCAGGTGGCTTCCGCCCGGAACATCCGCCTCAGTTCTTTGCTGAAATATAACGACCTCGCGGCCGACGTGCCCCTGGAAAAAGACATGGTCATCTTCCTGCAAAGCAAAAGCAAGCGCGGCTCCAACGACTTCCACATTGTGGCTGCCGGAGAAAGCCTCCACGACATTGCCCAGGCGGAAGGCGTGCAGCTCCGTTGGGTGCGCCGCCGCAACAAGCTCCAGGAAGGCGAGCAGCCCGCGGCAGGAGAACGCATCGCGCTGGACGGCTATGCATCCGCCAAACCGCGCCTCGGCAGCAATTCCGTCGCGAAAGTGGATGAGCACGAAGACCTGAAGCCCCGCGAGATCATCCAGGATATCAAAAAGGAAATCGAGAAAGCCTCGGCTCAGGCGCCCGTTGCGGAAAACCGGCCGGCCCCGCCACCGCCCGCACCGGAAAAAGCCCCGTCGGCCCTGCCCCCCGGCATGATCGAAGACCTCAAGAAAGCAGGAGCGCAAACCTCCTCCCGCGAACAAACGCACACCGTCGGCGAAAAGGAAACGCTGTACAGCATCTCCCGCCAATACGGCTGCACCGTGGCGCAACTGCAGCAATGGAACAACCTGCAAGACAATGCCATCAAGATCGGTCAGCAGCTGATCGTGAAAAAATAA